From the Chloroflexus aurantiacus J-10-fl genome, one window contains:
- a CDS encoding DUF547 domain-containing protein codes for MNPFIRLREAVIDTVLSINEQQVLNAGTGTVPAPTDDGVALAAALRQAMQQFKAQAMDEEGKLVAYQRLRNDPAYLAYRSELTPQLQRFDPASLPDRATRLAFWINLYNALVIDAVIAFGITTSVADQWSGLRFFRAAAYQIGGLRCSLDDIEHGILRANRGHPFIPGPQFAASDPRLGWIIDPPDPRIHFALNCASLSCPPIGVYRAEQIDQQLDLALRAFVAADVAIDPTRAEIHLSRIFDWYREDFGGTDGIIQLLRQALPADERRAWLLQARQARLIYRPYDWRLNLA; via the coding sequence ATGAACCCATTCATCCGGTTGCGCGAAGCGGTGATCGATACCGTATTGAGCATAAACGAGCAGCAGGTGCTCAATGCCGGCACCGGAACCGTACCTGCACCTACCGACGACGGCGTAGCCCTGGCAGCCGCGCTCAGGCAGGCGATGCAGCAATTCAAAGCCCAGGCCATGGATGAAGAAGGGAAGCTGGTGGCGTATCAGCGCCTGCGCAACGATCCGGCGTACCTTGCCTACCGTTCAGAACTAACCCCACAACTGCAACGGTTTGATCCGGCGTCACTTCCTGATCGCGCCACTCGTCTCGCCTTCTGGATCAACCTGTACAACGCCCTGGTGATAGATGCGGTGATCGCCTTTGGCATCACAACCAGCGTCGCCGATCAATGGTCGGGCTTACGCTTCTTTCGAGCGGCTGCCTACCAGATCGGTGGTCTACGCTGTTCACTCGACGACATCGAACACGGTATTCTACGCGCCAATCGCGGCCACCCCTTCATTCCCGGCCCACAATTTGCCGCCAGCGATCCACGGCTAGGCTGGATCATCGATCCACCAGATCCACGCATCCACTTTGCGCTCAACTGCGCCAGCCTCTCGTGTCCGCCGATTGGGGTATATCGCGCAGAACAGATAGACCAGCAACTCGACCTGGCGCTGCGCGCCTTCGTAGCCGCCGATGTAGCAATTGACCCGACGCGCGCCGAGATTCATCTGTCACGCATTTTTGACTGGTACCGGGAAGATTTTGGGGGAACGGATGGGATTATTCAACTCTTACGACAGGCACTCCCCGCCGACGAACGACGCGCCTGGCTCTTGCAGGCACGACAGGCCCGTCTCATCTACCGCCCATACGACTGGCGATTGAACCTGGCCTGA
- a CDS encoding glycine/sarcosine/betaine reductase selenoprotein B family protein, with the protein MTDDWRKQSLKELYRLTGQIFSQIPALARLWGSAYRALNFDEIPFTPFRKPLHEARLALITTGGVHLRDQPPFDMADPRGDPTYRRIPATTPLSDLTITHDYYDHSDAERDLNILFPLDLVRTLVQRGIIGSLADCYGFMGHIEPPHLTTLLQQTAPEVATFLKQEQVDAVLLTPA; encoded by the coding sequence ATGACCGACGACTGGCGCAAGCAGTCACTCAAAGAATTGTACCGCCTGACCGGACAGATCTTCTCGCAGATACCGGCACTGGCCCGGCTATGGGGCAGCGCGTACCGGGCGCTCAACTTCGACGAAATTCCGTTCACACCATTCCGCAAACCCCTGCATGAGGCTCGACTGGCCCTGATCACGACCGGCGGGGTACATCTGCGGGATCAGCCACCGTTCGACATGGCCGATCCCCGTGGCGACCCGACCTACCGCCGCATTCCGGCCACAACCCCGCTGAGCGATCTGACCATCACCCACGACTACTACGATCACAGCGACGCCGAGCGCGATCTCAACATCCTCTTCCCGCTCGACCTGGTGCGCACACTGGTACAGCGCGGCATCATCGGCAGCCTCGCCGATTGCTACGGCTTCATGGGCCATATCGAACCACCCCACCTGACGACACTGCTGCAACAGACGGCACCGGAAGTAGCAACGTTCCTCAAACAAGAACAGGTTGACGCCGTACTCCTCACCCCGGCTTGA
- a CDS encoding reductase, which yields MGLIARIIEAAGISTVCIVSLKPIAEQVRPPRTLHLAWPFGHPLGEPGNRAQQLSVLHAALQALATAEPGAIIEPGWRWRREIYTPPPDWLGEGKERL from the coding sequence GTGGGACTGATCGCACGCATCATCGAAGCAGCCGGCATCAGCACAGTCTGCATCGTCAGCCTGAAACCGATTGCCGAACAGGTACGACCGCCGCGCACCCTGCACCTGGCCTGGCCATTCGGCCATCCGCTGGGTGAACCGGGCAACCGCGCCCAACAGCTCTCTGTCCTCCACGCCGCACTCCAGGCCCTGGCAACCGCCGAACCGGGAGCCATCATCGAACCGGGCTGGCGCTGGCGACGGGAAATCTACACACCACCACCTGACTGGCTGGGTGAGGGGAAAGAGAGGCTATAA
- a CDS encoding methyltransferase domain-containing protein, with product MADAETIRSYDQLAREQAAFQRHLQPTAIYRLVETFFHPGRPTIDIGSGSGRDVAWLNQHGYQAIGLEPSAGMIAEARAAYAGIEIRQGALPDLAGIADASFDNVLCVAVLMHLPAAELIGAVINLARILRPGGRLIVSYRTPPPEGERAHDGRLYTVIPPARLMLLLESSGLQILFSEDLPDPHRPSIRWFNMVAEKSDRDVSRGLERVGSVLAHDRKTATYKLALLRALCIIARNAFNLVEWSSDVVYVLLRAIATQWLIFYWPLLTSSEFIAQIRGEHPLSPKPIAFRPAITSLAKQLGGAAGLYNVLRILEEDPHRYDDILKLIANTIRKGPVTYSGSIHSPIFSYRPGKSDTFGWVAVPIDIWLDICRFNHWIEDSIVLRWAYLTDELNRTADPGRYLSLLVAKPLHERDTQEVRQALNRSPELFCVWTGQRLGHGYEVDHVIPYSVWGNNDLWNLLPAHPRINQTKRDALPARSILLARREAIIDYWQRYAQIDVFQPRFAVQIHRALGCNLRHADWPKLAFAGLEEVVERTAIVRGLPRWSP from the coding sequence ATGGCCGATGCAGAAACCATTCGCAGCTACGATCAACTGGCCCGTGAACAGGCAGCGTTTCAACGGCATCTCCAGCCAACGGCCATTTATCGGCTGGTGGAGACCTTCTTTCACCCCGGTCGGCCCACGATTGACATTGGCAGTGGCAGTGGGCGCGACGTGGCCTGGCTGAACCAACACGGCTACCAGGCAATTGGATTGGAGCCGTCGGCGGGGATGATCGCCGAAGCCCGTGCCGCCTACGCCGGGATCGAAATACGACAGGGAGCACTCCCCGACCTGGCCGGGATCGCCGATGCCAGCTTCGACAACGTCCTGTGCGTAGCCGTACTGATGCACTTGCCGGCTGCTGAACTCATTGGCGCTGTAATCAACCTGGCACGCATCTTGCGTCCCGGTGGCCGGCTCATCGTCTCGTACCGCACCCCACCGCCAGAGGGCGAACGCGCACACGATGGCCGCCTCTACACCGTCATCCCACCCGCCCGCCTGATGTTACTCCTCGAATCGAGCGGATTACAAATCTTATTCTCCGAAGACCTGCCCGATCCGCACCGGCCATCCATTCGCTGGTTTAATATGGTGGCGGAGAAGAGTGATCGAGATGTTTCACGTGGTCTGGAACGGGTTGGGTCCGTGTTGGCTCACGACCGCAAGACAGCAACCTATAAACTCGCTCTCCTGCGAGCATTGTGCATTATTGCGCGTAACGCTTTTAACCTGGTTGAGTGGTCTTCTGATGTTGTGTATGTTCTATTACGGGCAATCGCAACACAGTGGCTTATTTTCTATTGGCCACTATTGACAAGTAGCGAGTTTATTGCTCAAATTCGCGGTGAACATCCACTCTCACCGAAGCCAATAGCCTTTCGACCGGCGATTACCTCGCTGGCAAAACAGCTTGGCGGTGCAGCAGGACTCTACAATGTCTTGCGAATACTGGAAGAAGATCCACATCGTTACGATGATATTCTCAAACTGATTGCGAATACTATCCGAAAGGGGCCGGTTACCTATTCTGGAAGTATACATAGCCCAATTTTTAGCTATCGTCCAGGGAAAAGTGATACATTTGGTTGGGTTGCTGTTCCGATTGATATTTGGCTTGATATTTGTCGGTTTAACCATTGGATTGAAGATAGTATCGTGCTACGGTGGGCATATCTAACCGATGAATTGAATCGAACAGCAGATCCCGGACGTTATCTATCTCTGCTCGTTGCAAAGCCTTTACATGAACGAGATACGCAGGAGGTGCGTCAAGCGCTTAACCGTAGCCCCGAACTTTTTTGTGTGTGGACCGGACAGCGTTTGGGGCATGGCTACGAGGTTGATCATGTTATTCCCTATTCAGTCTGGGGTAATAACGATCTCTGGAATCTGCTTCCAGCTCACCCACGCATCAATCAGACAAAACGTGATGCCCTGCCAGCGCGCTCAATCTTGCTTGCCCGTCGCGAAGCCATTATTGATTACTGGCAGCGATATGCGCAGATTGATGTGTTTCAGCCAAGGTTTGCGGTGCAAATCCATCGGGCATTAGGTTGCAATCTTCGTCATGCCGATTGGCCAAAGCTGGCATTTGCTGGACTTGAAGAAGTGGTAGAGCGTACAGCAATAGTGCGCGGACTTCCACGTTGGTCGCCGTAA
- a CDS encoding 1,4-alpha-glucan branching protein domain-containing protein has translation MPIAFVIEVHVPYLRHPGRQPIGEERLHAFTAHTLIPLLDLIGELQRHSLPLSITLACSPIALEQWRDPVVHKHFVQWLEGRITHHQNELSRFEHEGNQHGAYLARFYLDWDRQLLRSFTIRYQRNPLGRLQELVAAGLITPLCVPASYAILPFLGHEGMVRAQLEHGLLYISRYLKRPEGLWLPGSAWRDGLERIILELDLRYVIVDPSNVQLQHGHLPGWLVPRRLAAIGVEADLARHIWSVELGYPGDPLYRNPADPTGYTANGADAPQPYDPYDALRRAQEHANHFVDQLLFRLSQLPSETTLVVPIDARLWSRNWFEGPTWLQAVLTRCATDPRLRLTQPGSLLHHLSSNDTVVLQATAQADASATSWQSPFTDHYRQSLYEAERRFAELVTYYPAAEGLRERVLTQAARELLLAEMSDWLMESDPGWQRYLDRFDHLLLLARQESLSATDLFALEQIESHDSIFPVLNYRLFGEKHHRS, from the coding sequence ATGCCAATCGCATTTGTGATAGAAGTGCATGTTCCATATCTCCGTCATCCCGGACGTCAACCGATTGGGGAGGAGCGACTGCACGCATTCACGGCTCACACGCTTATCCCCCTGCTCGATCTCATTGGTGAATTGCAGCGCCACTCGCTCCCGCTGTCCATCACGCTGGCCTGCTCACCGATTGCGCTGGAACAATGGCGTGATCCGGTAGTACACAAGCATTTTGTGCAGTGGCTGGAAGGGAGGATAACCCACCACCAAAACGAACTCTCTCGTTTCGAGCACGAAGGTAACCAGCATGGGGCATATCTGGCCCGTTTTTACCTCGATTGGGACCGTCAACTACTGCGTAGTTTCACCATCCGCTATCAGCGCAATCCGCTTGGCCGGCTTCAGGAGCTGGTAGCAGCCGGGCTGATTACCCCACTCTGCGTACCAGCCAGTTATGCAATCCTGCCTTTCCTTGGGCACGAGGGCATGGTTCGCGCCCAACTTGAGCACGGCTTGCTCTACATCTCGCGCTACCTCAAGCGACCGGAAGGACTCTGGCTGCCCGGTAGTGCCTGGCGTGATGGGTTAGAGCGCATTATTCTAGAACTCGATCTACGATATGTGATCGTCGATCCTTCCAATGTCCAACTCCAACACGGTCACCTACCCGGCTGGCTTGTACCACGTCGGCTGGCTGCGATTGGGGTAGAGGCTGACCTCGCTCGCCACATTTGGTCGGTGGAACTGGGTTACCCTGGCGATCCGCTCTACCGCAACCCTGCCGATCCAACCGGTTATACCGCCAATGGAGCCGATGCCCCGCAGCCATACGATCCGTATGATGCGCTACGGCGTGCCCAGGAACATGCCAATCACTTCGTCGATCAATTGCTTTTCCGATTGAGCCAGCTTCCATCAGAGACAACGCTGGTAGTACCGATAGATGCACGGCTTTGGAGCAGGAACTGGTTTGAGGGGCCTACCTGGTTGCAGGCAGTATTAACACGCTGTGCCACCGATCCCCGTCTGCGTCTGACCCAGCCGGGTAGTCTACTGCACCATCTCTCCAGCAATGATACGGTTGTCCTACAGGCTACAGCGCAGGCAGACGCATCTGCGACCTCCTGGCAATCGCCATTCACCGACCATTACCGGCAGTCATTGTATGAGGCCGAACGTCGTTTTGCCGAACTGGTGACCTACTATCCGGCTGCTGAAGGCTTGCGTGAACGAGTCTTAACCCAGGCGGCGCGTGAGCTATTGCTGGCTGAGATGAGTGACTGGCTGATGGAGAGTGATCCCGGTTGGCAACGGTATCTTGATCGCTTTGATCACCTTCTGCTCCTTGCCCGTCAGGAATCGCTTAGTGCAACAGACCTCTTCGCACTGGAGCAGATCGAGAGCCACGACTCCATCTTTCCAGTGCTGAATTACCGTCTTTTTGGCGAAAAGCATCACAGGTCGTGA
- a CDS encoding serine/threonine-protein kinase produces MTGGSGRRIGRYELIEELGRGGMARVYRARDTQLQRIVALKVLAAQLSMDAEFIKRFEREARTAANLRHPHIVTVYDIGEDQGLHYIAMEYIDGRPLHAILEQYGSLGLKYAIAILEPIALALDYAHQAGAVHRDVKPHNILIDRNGRVVLTDFGIAQTPEADEQRLTRTGVFMGTPEYISPEQAEARRVDGRSDLYSLAVVAYEIIAGRVPFSGATPQLIVAHAQLPPPPITSFAPDLPTDLDLVLTRALAKRPERRFQTGAAFIAALRDIAERNGIVPATTAELVALLNPSLQVESTIPGLVQSSATPKPVAPPLLSSTPTASRQPKQPDGLAVNQDQRATPLPPAPVIPRRHLPEPAVAEPKPRNNRSDQWPFFIIGGLLFIIVGALVVLIMRNFDDSDAPTPTPIVPAGPSPTLAVPLPTATATFTAVPTLTPTLTPSVEPTPTPVLPTPVPPTSPPPPPPPPPPSPTPTVTATPTETVTPTVSLTPTEPATPTETATPTETATPTETATPTETTTPTVSPTPTETATPTVSPTPTETTTPTVSPTPTETATPTVSPTPT; encoded by the coding sequence GTGACTGGTGGAAGCGGACGGCGAATCGGTCGCTACGAATTGATCGAAGAGCTTGGCCGCGGCGGCATGGCACGAGTGTATCGCGCCCGTGATACACAACTTCAACGGATCGTTGCCCTGAAAGTGCTGGCCGCGCAACTAAGCATGGACGCAGAGTTCATCAAGCGCTTTGAGCGCGAGGCCCGCACGGCAGCCAATCTGCGCCATCCTCACATCGTAACGGTTTACGACATTGGTGAAGATCAGGGACTGCACTACATTGCAATGGAGTATATTGATGGCCGGCCGTTGCACGCGATCCTCGAGCAATACGGTTCACTCGGCCTGAAATACGCTATTGCTATTCTTGAACCAATCGCGCTTGCCCTCGATTATGCTCATCAGGCCGGTGCCGTTCATCGTGATGTCAAACCGCACAATATTTTGATCGACCGTAACGGGCGGGTGGTATTAACCGATTTCGGCATTGCGCAAACGCCTGAGGCTGATGAACAACGATTGACCCGCACCGGTGTGTTTATGGGCACACCAGAGTATATCTCACCTGAACAGGCTGAAGCCCGGCGGGTTGATGGTCGTAGTGATCTCTACTCATTAGCGGTAGTTGCGTATGAGATCATTGCCGGTCGTGTACCGTTTAGTGGTGCCACGCCTCAATTGATCGTTGCCCATGCTCAGTTACCACCGCCACCTATCACCTCATTTGCCCCTGATTTACCGACTGACCTTGATTTGGTACTGACGCGGGCGTTGGCCAAGCGTCCAGAACGACGGTTTCAGACCGGTGCAGCATTCATTGCTGCCCTGCGTGATATTGCGGAACGGAACGGAATCGTACCGGCAACAACTGCCGAGCTGGTGGCGCTGTTGAATCCCTCGTTGCAAGTAGAGTCAACTATTCCGGGACTGGTACAATCTTCAGCGACTCCCAAACCGGTCGCGCCACCACTTCTATCCTCAACCCCCACAGCCAGCAGACAACCCAAACAACCGGACGGCCTGGCGGTTAATCAAGACCAGCGGGCAACACCACTGCCGCCAGCACCAGTGATACCACGACGTCATCTGCCAGAACCTGCCGTAGCAGAGCCAAAACCTCGTAATAATCGCTCGGATCAATGGCCATTTTTCATTATCGGCGGTTTACTTTTTATTATTGTTGGCGCACTTGTGGTGCTGATTATGCGCAACTTTGATGACAGTGATGCTCCGACGCCAACTCCAATCGTTCCGGCTGGGCCATCACCGACGCTCGCTGTGCCACTACCGACAGCTACTGCAACCTTTACTGCCGTACCAACGCTAACGCCGACCCTGACACCATCGGTCGAGCCAACGCCGACACCGGTACTACCAACACCCGTACCGCCAACTTCACCACCGCCACCACCACCGCCGCCCCCGCCGTCACCGACTCCAACCGTCACAGCGACACCGACGGAGACGGTGACACCAACCGTCTCGCTAACACCGACGGAACCGGCGACACCAACCGAGACGGCGACGCCAACCGAGACGGCAACACCGACGGAGACGGCGACGCCAACCGAGACAACGACACCGACCGTCTCGCCGACACCAACGGAAACGGCAACACCGACCGTCTCGCCGACGCCAACCGAGACAACGACACCGACCGTCTCGCCGACACCAACGGAAACGGCAACACCGACCGTCTCGCCGACGCCAACCTAG
- a CDS encoding winged helix-turn-helix domain-containing protein yields the protein MQSAPAPQLIVKRSNGDYREIVWDQPVITVGRDGANDIIIDHPLASRRHARFERTDEGFFIRDLDSTNGTFLNQERLIGTRSLHHSDQIMIADTVIIFNDPAATMKGTLDPTLLRAVRAEIRVDEPTKSVYIRGELLSPPLTVKEFQLLALLYRRQGEVVSKEEIANQVWDYAIFDYNAIDALVYRLRQRIEPDPSKPRYLITQRGFGYKLIVAPELES from the coding sequence ATGCAATCCGCTCCCGCCCCCCAATTGATCGTCAAACGAAGCAACGGCGATTACCGCGAAATAGTGTGGGATCAACCGGTCATTACCGTTGGCCGTGATGGTGCCAATGACATTATTATCGATCACCCACTCGCATCCCGACGCCACGCACGATTTGAACGGACTGACGAAGGTTTTTTTATCCGTGATCTTGATAGTACCAACGGCACATTTCTTAACCAGGAACGATTGATCGGCACGCGCAGCCTGCATCACTCCGATCAAATTATGATTGCCGATACGGTTATTATTTTTAACGACCCGGCAGCAACGATGAAGGGAACCCTTGATCCAACACTGTTACGAGCGGTACGCGCTGAAATCCGGGTGGATGAACCAACAAAGTCGGTCTATATTCGCGGTGAGCTGTTATCACCGCCGCTCACCGTGAAAGAGTTTCAGTTACTGGCGTTGCTCTATCGCCGGCAAGGCGAAGTTGTCAGTAAGGAAGAGATCGCCAATCAGGTATGGGATTACGCGATCTTTGATTACAATGCCATTGATGCACTCGTCTATCGCTTGCGGCAGCGCATTGAGCCAGATCCGTCAAAACCAAGGTATCTGATTACCCAGCGCGGTTTTGGTTATAAGCTAATTGTAGCGCCTGAACTTGAGTCATAA
- the aroA gene encoding 3-phosphoshikimate 1-carboxyvinyltransferase, whose protein sequence is MKGITLTAPKRLRGVIEVPGDKSISHRSVLFNAIATGSAHITHFLPGADCLSTVACIRALGVTVEQPAERELIVHGVGLGGLREPADVLDCGNSGTTLRLLAGLLAGHPFFSVLTGDASLRSRPQRRIVVPLRAMGAQIDGRDDGDRAPLAIRGNRLRGGHYELSIASAQVKSALLLAALNAEQPLTLTGRIDSRDHTERMLAAMGLEITVTADQITIQPPSEATAPTALSLRVPGDPSSAAFWWVAAAIHPDAELVTPGVCLNPTRIGAIEVLQAMGADLTVMNERLEGSEPVGDVVVRSSSLRGTTIAGTLIPRLIDEIPVLAVAAACASGETVIRDAQELRAKETDRIATVAAGLSAMGAVVEPTADGMVIVGQPGQLQGTTLNSFHDHRLAMAWAIAAMVARGETTILEPAAAAVSYPEFWQTLAMVQEAA, encoded by the coding sequence ATGAAAGGTATAACGCTAACCGCCCCTAAGCGATTGCGCGGTGTGATCGAGGTACCGGGCGATAAGTCGATTTCGCATCGGTCAGTGTTGTTCAATGCCATCGCTACGGGCAGTGCCCACATCACCCATTTCCTGCCTGGCGCTGATTGTCTCTCGACGGTTGCGTGTATCCGGGCATTAGGCGTGACGGTAGAACAACCCGCCGAACGCGAGTTGATCGTCCATGGTGTCGGGTTAGGTGGCTTACGAGAACCGGCTGACGTGCTTGATTGTGGAAATTCCGGTACCACCCTGCGCCTGCTGGCCGGCTTGCTGGCGGGCCATCCGTTTTTCAGTGTCTTGACCGGTGATGCCTCATTGCGTTCACGGCCACAACGCCGAATCGTCGTCCCGTTGCGGGCAATGGGTGCGCAGATCGATGGCCGTGACGATGGTGATCGGGCACCACTGGCGATTCGAGGTAACCGACTGCGTGGTGGCCATTATGAGTTGTCAATTGCTTCAGCACAGGTGAAATCAGCGTTGTTACTGGCAGCGTTGAATGCTGAACAACCCTTAACACTGACCGGACGCATAGATTCGCGTGATCATACCGAACGTATGCTGGCAGCAATGGGGTTGGAGATTACCGTTACTGCGGATCAGATCACGATCCAGCCACCATCAGAGGCAACTGCCCCCACTGCGCTCTCGCTGCGTGTCCCCGGCGATCCCTCATCAGCAGCATTCTGGTGGGTAGCGGCTGCCATCCATCCCGATGCTGAACTGGTGACGCCCGGCGTTTGCCTGAATCCGACCCGGATTGGGGCGATAGAGGTTTTGCAAGCGATGGGGGCCGACCTTACTGTTATGAATGAACGACTGGAAGGAAGCGAACCGGTCGGCGATGTTGTTGTGCGTTCTTCATCACTGCGCGGCACAACGATTGCGGGTACGTTGATTCCGCGCTTAATCGATGAAATTCCCGTGCTGGCAGTTGCTGCGGCCTGTGCTAGTGGTGAAACAGTGATTCGTGATGCGCAGGAGCTACGGGCCAAAGAAACCGACCGCATCGCGACGGTGGCTGCCGGCCTGAGTGCAATGGGCGCAGTCGTTGAACCAACCGCTGATGGTATGGTGATTGTCGGGCAGCCGGGGCAACTCCAGGGTACGACACTCAATAGTTTTCATGACCACCGGCTGGCAATGGCCTGGGCGATTGCCGCAATGGTAGCTCGTGGTGAGACAACGATTCTTGAACCGGCTGCGGCTGCGGTAAGCTATCCCGAATTCTGGCAGACGCTGGCTATGGTACAGGAGGCCGCATGA
- the galE gene encoding UDP-glucose 4-epimerase GalE produces the protein MRILVTGGAGYIGSITSAELIRAGHEVIVIDNLYQGHRAAVPPEATFIQADLANRQELSEIFAAYPGIDGIMHFASYTLVGESMEKPMLYLRDNVTNAGNLLEVAIAAGVRRFILSSTANLFDQPERIPIAEHERIVPGSPYGESKFFIERMLHWMARIYGMRYACLRYFNACGDTPERGEDHDPETHLIPIVLQVALGQRPHVTIFGDDYPTRDGTCVRDYIHVLDLASAHILAMEALDRLGERRYNLGNGQGFTVREVIETARKVTGHPIPAVVGPRRPGDPAVLVASSETIRAELGWQPRFPDLESIIASAWEWHRTHPHGYDD, from the coding sequence ATGAGAATTTTAGTTACCGGTGGTGCCGGCTATATCGGCAGCATTACCAGCGCCGAGCTTATACGTGCCGGGCACGAGGTGATTGTTATCGATAATCTGTATCAGGGTCATCGGGCCGCAGTACCGCCAGAGGCCACCTTTATCCAGGCCGATCTCGCCAACCGGCAGGAGTTGAGCGAGATTTTTGCAGCGTACCCAGGCATTGACGGTATTATGCATTTTGCTTCGTATACGCTGGTTGGCGAAAGCATGGAAAAACCCATGCTGTATCTGCGTGATAATGTGACCAATGCGGGCAATCTGCTCGAAGTTGCGATTGCTGCCGGGGTGCGTCGCTTTATTCTCTCGTCCACGGCCAATCTGTTTGACCAGCCGGAGCGGATTCCGATTGCTGAACATGAACGGATTGTGCCCGGCTCACCTTACGGTGAGTCAAAGTTCTTTATTGAGCGGATGCTGCACTGGATGGCGCGTATTTACGGGATGCGCTACGCCTGTTTGCGTTACTTTAACGCCTGTGGCGATACGCCTGAACGAGGTGAGGATCACGACCCTGAAACCCATTTGATCCCAATCGTGTTGCAGGTAGCCCTCGGCCAACGCCCACACGTCACGATTTTCGGTGATGATTACCCAACACGCGATGGCACCTGTGTCCGCGACTATATCCACGTGCTCGATCTGGCAAGTGCGCACATTCTGGCGATGGAGGCGCTTGATCGGCTGGGTGAGCGACGCTATAATCTGGGAAATGGACAGGGATTTACGGTGCGCGAAGTCATTGAAACGGCGCGCAAAGTTACCGGTCACCCAATCCCGGCAGTCGTAGGCCCGCGTCGACCAGGCGATCCGGCAGTACTGGTGGCTTCTTCCGAGACGATTCGGGCTGAGCTGGGCTGGCAACCACGATTTCCTGATCTGGAGTCGATCATCGCATCGGCCTGGGAATGGCACCGCACACATCCACACGGATATGACGACTAA